A DNA window from Trichocoleus sp. FACHB-46 contains the following coding sequences:
- a CDS encoding NB-ARC domain-containing protein encodes MVLIPDPFDQAVTTWNLDKLYPDLATAKREIAPHKKLGLTEVEKLHLRGLLCGYSPAEIATQLVKTAKTVEVDLCNTLYRYVEALTGRATNTVESWREITTWLEAAGYKTSTLEGEVQPTSSWGEAPDISVFYGRQEELATLEQWIVGDRCRIVTLLGMGGIGKTSLAAKLAHQIQGQFDYLIWRSLRRPLPLEELLGDWLQLLSPKRVTHSPIKIGSQLATLMEYLRKYRCLLVLDNLETILRSGDFAGHYHEGYKSYGELLQRLSQETHQSCLLLTSREQTREIALLDGSNQPVRSLKLEGLKEAAREILQAKDLSGEGQWTTLIQIYRGNPLVLKMVSTTIKEIFDGSVTDFLKQRMTLITGDINDFIEQQVNRLSPLEHEILYQVAKVKEPVMLAKLQESLQPVLPSDLLRALESLVRRSLIEKSVAGFTLQPVVMEYVTNQLEQLKQLED; translated from the coding sequence ATGGTGTTGATCCCAGATCCATTTGATCAGGCCGTAACCACTTGGAATCTTGATAAACTGTATCCAGACTTGGCTACTGCTAAACGGGAGATTGCCCCTCATAAGAAACTGGGATTGACCGAGGTTGAGAAGTTGCATCTGCGAGGGCTACTTTGTGGCTACAGTCCAGCAGAGATCGCAACACAATTAGTGAAGACAGCCAAAACTGTAGAAGTTGATCTGTGTAATACTTTGTACCGTTACGTAGAAGCTTTAACGGGGAGAGCCACAAATACGGTTGAGAGTTGGAGAGAGATCACAACTTGGCTAGAGGCAGCAGGCTATAAAACTTCTACACTAGAGGGTGAGGTGCAACCCACTTCGAGTTGGGGGGAAGCACCCGATATCTCTGTGTTCTATGGGCGACAAGAAGAACTCGCGACTTTAGAGCAATGGATTGTGGGCGATCGCTGTCGTATCGTCACTTTGTTGGGCATGGGCGGAATTGGTAAAACGAGCTTAGCGGCTAAACTGGCTCACCAAATTCAAGGTCAATTCGATTATTTGATTTGGCGATCGCTGCGTCGGCCCTTACCGCTAGAAGAATTATTAGGCGATTGGTTACAGCTACTCTCTCCTAAGCGTGTGACTCACTCACCCATTAAGATTGGAAGCCAACTTGCTACCTTGATGGAGTATCTGCGCAAGTACCGCTGTTTGTTGGTCTTGGATAACCTAGAAACGATTCTACGCAGTGGCGATTTTGCAGGACATTATCACGAAGGATATAAAAGCTATGGGGAATTATTGCAACGATTGAGCCAAGAAACTCACCAAAGCTGTCTACTTTTGACTAGTCGCGAACAAACACGAGAAATTGCTTTATTAGATGGTAGCAATCAACCTGTGCGATCGCTCAAACTTGAAGGGCTCAAAGAAGCAGCACGAGAAATTTTGCAGGCCAAAGACCTATCAGGTGAAGGACAATGGACTACTTTAATTCAAATCTATCGCGGCAATCCTCTCGTCTTAAAAATGGTTTCTACGACCATTAAAGAAATTTTTGATGGCAGTGTGACAGACTTTTTGAAGCAGCGCATGACTCTGATTACTGGAGATATTAACGATTTTATTGAGCAGCAAGTCAACCGTTTATCTCCTTTAGAACATGAAATTCTATATCAGGTTGCGAAAGTCAAAGAACCTGTCATGCTGGCTAAGTTGCAAGAGAGTTTACAACCTGTTTTGCCGTCCGATTTATTACGAGCTTTAGAATCTTTAGTGAGGCGATCGCTGATTGAAAAAAGCGTCGCTGGTTTTACTTTGCAGCCCGTTGTGATGGAATATGTCACGAATCAACTGGAACAACTAAAGCAGCTAGAGGATTGA
- a CDS encoding serine/threonine-protein kinase, whose amino-acid sequence MSYCINPKCLVRQNPNDIAACLACGTPLLIQQRYRLVQPLRELDELGQTEVFLTEDQGMLKVLKVLKTPKLLKLFEREAKTLQQLQHSGIPRVEPDGFFSLSIHPVTYKHSLMLHCLVMQKIEGQNLEQWLEQQGPISEAIAWQWLKQLVEILDVVHQHELFHRDIKLSNIMLQPGSQLALIDFGTAREVTNTYLAKVGSGREVTGIVSPGYTPLEQVNGKAVPQSDFYALGRSFVYLLTGKHPIDLLEDPQTGALNWRDAASQVSARLADLIDDLMAPFPGQRPLNTQEILQRLAPDFPSPQKPPSLASPRLRWLIILNLCLFLLQLITGFLWLQAKQQQNWDTYRDRDLPLPAQVQ is encoded by the coding sequence GTGAGCTACTGTATCAATCCGAAATGCCTAGTACGCCAAAATCCCAATGATATTGCCGCTTGTCTTGCCTGTGGCACCCCTCTGCTGATCCAGCAACGCTACCGCTTAGTTCAACCGTTGCGGGAACTGGATGAACTGGGACAGACTGAAGTCTTTCTAACTGAGGATCAAGGGATGCTGAAAGTCCTGAAAGTCCTGAAAACTCCTAAATTACTCAAGCTATTTGAGCGAGAAGCAAAAACGCTGCAACAGTTGCAACATTCAGGCATTCCGCGAGTAGAACCTGATGGTTTCTTCAGCCTTTCAATCCACCCTGTTACTTATAAACATTCTCTAATGCTGCACTGTTTGGTGATGCAAAAGATTGAGGGGCAAAATCTAGAGCAGTGGTTAGAGCAACAGGGCCCTATTTCAGAGGCGATCGCTTGGCAATGGCTGAAGCAACTAGTGGAGATTTTGGATGTTGTGCATCAGCATGAGTTGTTTCATCGAGATATCAAGTTATCTAACATCATGCTCCAGCCAGGAAGTCAACTCGCTTTAATCGACTTTGGCACAGCTAGAGAAGTGACCAATACCTATCTCGCTAAAGTCGGCAGTGGTCGAGAAGTCACAGGAATTGTTTCGCCAGGCTACACCCCTTTAGAACAGGTGAATGGCAAAGCGGTTCCTCAATCAGATTTTTACGCTTTGGGTCGTTCCTTCGTCTATCTGTTGACTGGCAAACATCCGATCGACCTACTAGAAGATCCGCAAACAGGAGCCCTGAATTGGCGCGATGCCGCCTCCCAAGTTTCAGCTAGACTTGCAGATTTAATTGATGACTTAATGGCTCCTTTTCCTGGACAACGCCCCCTGAATACTCAGGAAATTTTGCAACGCTTAGCTCCTGACTTTCCATCTCCGCAGAAACCGCCGTCTCTGGCGAGTCCGCGCCTGCGATGGTTAATCATCCTCAATCTATGCCTGTTTCTACTCCAGCTGATTACAGGCTTCTTGTGGTTACAGGCCAAGCAACAGCAAAACTGGGACACCTATCGCGATCGTGACCTGCCTCTACCCGCCCAAGTTCAATAG
- a CDS encoding tyrosine-type recombinase/integrase has product MESFTCCAELKTHSFEQNALTQMSRAGIPLQVIQEISGHRSLQALQWYLEVSELQLEGAIAALRF; this is encoded by the coding sequence CTGGAAAGCTTTACCTGTTGTGCCGAGCTAAAAACCCACAGTTTTGAACAAAATGCTCTGACCCAAATGAGCCGTGCAGGGATACCGCTACAAGTCATTCAGGAGATATCGGGGCATCGTAGCTTGCAAGCGCTTCAGTGGTATCTAGAGGTGTCGGAGCTGCAACTGGAGGGGGCGATCGCGGCATTGAGGTTTTAA
- a CDS encoding ABC transporter substrate-binding protein, whose protein sequence is MKAIPQFLKKLSKLFEQLHKPQFLGVVAGVQLVILLLLWFTWPKAPITLTFVVPAPESQHWSRLIQDFQAQNPDIQIQLVEGAYTTNEVEAIYTSALQTGSSIYDLIYLDIIWTPKFAAAGWLSNLSDHVSSNDLAPFLIDDIEAGRYQGALYRIPFRTDVGMLYYRKDLLQQIGELAPSTFAELVQVSQQLQQQQQVRWGYVWQGQQYEGLVAMFAEVLAGYGGFWINPEIGEVGLDQAPAIQAVEFLRDTLQLGISPAETTTYDEEESFEKFQQGEVAFLRNWPYIWPRVEAMKTLQGKVGIKPMVHAPGYRSAACKGGWGLGIARNAKHPEAAWRAIQFFTSAESQRRFVLQSGYLPTRRDLFIDPAIAQKYPHFPSLLQVLEHPVLRPSIPQYDQASQILQRHLSAALTGQSSAAATMQAAAKETRRLLAKSY, encoded by the coding sequence ATGAAAGCCATTCCCCAGTTTCTGAAAAAACTATCAAAGTTATTCGAGCAGTTGCACAAGCCGCAATTTTTGGGAGTAGTAGCTGGGGTGCAACTTGTTATTTTGTTGCTACTTTGGTTCACTTGGCCAAAGGCACCTATTACGCTGACATTTGTAGTTCCTGCTCCTGAAAGCCAGCATTGGTCAAGGCTGATTCAAGATTTTCAAGCACAGAATCCCGATATTCAAATCCAACTGGTGGAAGGAGCTTACACTACCAATGAAGTGGAAGCCATCTATACTTCTGCTCTACAAACAGGCAGCTCGATCTACGACTTGATCTATCTCGATATCATCTGGACTCCAAAGTTTGCCGCCGCAGGTTGGCTCAGCAATCTCTCAGATCACGTTTCGTCCAATGACTTAGCTCCATTTTTAATCGATGACATTGAGGCAGGACGTTACCAAGGAGCGCTATATCGCATCCCCTTCCGCACCGATGTCGGTATGCTCTACTATCGCAAGGATTTACTACAGCAGATAGGCGAGTTAGCCCCATCAACATTTGCAGAGCTAGTGCAGGTTTCCCAACAGTTACAGCAACAGCAACAGGTTCGCTGGGGCTACGTTTGGCAGGGGCAACAGTATGAAGGGTTGGTAGCGATGTTTGCGGAAGTCCTGGCTGGATATGGTGGGTTCTGGATCAACCCGGAAATTGGGGAAGTTGGACTCGATCAAGCTCCAGCCATCCAGGCTGTGGAATTTCTCCGAGATACGTTGCAACTGGGCATCTCTCCCGCTGAAACTACAACCTACGACGAAGAAGAATCCTTCGAGAAGTTTCAGCAAGGCGAGGTAGCTTTCTTACGTAACTGGCCTTATATCTGGCCGAGAGTTGAGGCGATGAAAACGCTTCAAGGAAAAGTTGGCATTAAACCGATGGTGCATGCCCCAGGCTATCGTAGTGCAGCTTGTAAAGGAGGGTGGGGGCTTGGGATTGCGAGAAATGCTAAACACCCCGAAGCAGCTTGGCGAGCGATTCAATTTTTCACCAGTGCGGAGTCACAGCGTCGCTTTGTGCTTCAGTCTGGATATTTACCTACCCGTCGCGATCTCTTTATAGATCCTGCGATCGCCCAAAAATATCCTCACTTTCCCAGTTTGCTCCAAGTCCTAGAGCATCCGGTTTTGCGTCCATCCATCCCGCAGTATGACCAAGCTTCTCAAATTCTCCAGCGTCATCTCAGTGCAGCCCTAACCGGACAATCGAGTGCAGCCGCTACGATGCAAGCAGCAGCCAAAGAGACCCGGCGATTGTTGGCCAAGAGCTATTGA
- a CDS encoding YgcG family protein, translating into MTFTVTRFQSTIGLSLATVAIVSIPTVSLAVSVEQVPNPRQVNGGWVTDTANILSPATEANLNQKISELEAKNGSEIAVVTVPDTAPSATPKQFATKLFNYWGIGKAAHNNGVLFLISLGDRRVEIETGYGIEEHLPDAQVGQIIDQQIVPRLKQGDFDGGTLAGIQAVTQDLAPVIYSVSSSSPTANTSLNTTAVQTSAMNTAVSPSSVDEVSSNSATEVSDFTRDLFNFLGWGGFLLFAALCVAALIRNHDDDDSNSGGGGNKRSKQRPIWSFTSSSHSGGYSGGGFGGCSGGSSSSGGGGGFGGGSSGGGGAGGGF; encoded by the coding sequence ATGACTTTTACAGTAACGCGATTTCAATCCACGATTGGCCTAAGCTTAGCAACGGTTGCCATTGTCAGTATCCCAACTGTGAGCCTCGCTGTTTCAGTTGAGCAAGTGCCCAACCCTCGGCAGGTGAATGGGGGATGGGTGACCGATACGGCAAATATCCTCAGCCCTGCAACAGAAGCCAACCTGAATCAAAAGATTTCGGAATTGGAAGCAAAAAATGGCAGTGAAATTGCTGTGGTCACAGTTCCAGATACTGCACCTTCTGCAACGCCCAAACAGTTTGCCACAAAGTTGTTTAACTATTGGGGAATTGGTAAGGCGGCGCATAATAATGGCGTTTTGTTTCTCATTTCCCTAGGCGATCGCCGTGTCGAGATCGAGACAGGCTATGGCATTGAGGAGCATTTACCGGATGCTCAGGTGGGGCAGATTATTGATCAGCAAATTGTTCCCCGCTTGAAGCAAGGTGATTTTGATGGCGGCACTTTAGCAGGAATTCAAGCGGTGACCCAAGATTTAGCCCCCGTGATTTACAGTGTTAGTTCTTCCAGCCCCACCGCCAATACATCACTAAACACCACAGCTGTACAGACATCTGCCATGAATACAGCAGTTAGCCCCAGTTCCGTGGACGAGGTATCTTCCAACTCAGCTACAGAGGTATCAGACTTCACCCGTGACTTATTCAACTTTTTAGGATGGGGAGGATTTCTATTGTTTGCTGCCTTATGCGTTGCTGCGCTCATTCGCAATCATGATGACGATGATTCCAACAGTGGCGGGGGGGGAAACAAGCGATCTAAACAACGCCCAATCTGGTCTTTTACAAGTAGCAGCCATAGCGGCGGCTATAGCGGTGGAGGGTTTGGCGGTTGTAGTGGTGGCAGCAGTAGCAGTGGCGGGGGGGGTGGCTTTGGTGGCGGTAGCAGTGGCGGGGGTGGCGCAGGCGGTGGCTTTTGA